CGGCGACCTGGTGCACCACCCCGACCGTCCGGTCGGTGCCGCTCGTGGTGCCGGCCGGGGCGCCGACCGTCGTGGGGAACAGGGCCACCGCGATCGCCAGCACCCCGGCGACGGTGCTCAAGACGTCGTCCGGCCAGCGGTACCGATAGCTGATCAGGAACACCCCGATCGCGCAGAGCGCGCCGACGAAGACGTCCCGCATCTCGGTGTGGTAGTAGCCGCTGAGCGAGTCCAGCAGCGTGAGCCGTCGGGTGGCGACGAGGTGGCCGACCACCAGCACGACCGGCAGCGCGATGCCGACGGAACCGATGCCGAGGCGCAGGCGGCGGACGGTCACCGCGTCCTGCGGCGGCTTGCGGGTCTCGGGGTCCACTTCCGCCTCCCTGTCGTCCGGCGGCGTACGCTCCGGCGGGCCCTAGCGGGACCCGGGGCGCTGCTCTCCAGTGGACTCGATCCACCCCGCCCGCGTCAAACGGTCGGTGAGCATCACGCCTCAGCCGGTGCGAGGTCCCGTTCGTACACCTGGCCGCTCAGGGCCACACCGAAGCTGTGGTGGGGTTCCTCCTTGACCAGCCGAAAACCCCGGGAAAGGTAGATCTGGCGGGCCGCGACCAGCGGGTGGTTGGTCCAGAGCCGCATCTGGGCGTACCCCGCCCGTCGGGCGAAGGACAGGCACTCGTCGACCAGCCGGCCACCGAGGTGCCGGCCCCGGGCCGAGGGGTCGACCAACAGGATCCGGAGTTGGGCGGTGTGCTCGTCCACGGCGACGCAGAAGACGCAGCCGACCCGCTCCCCGTCGACTTCGGCGATCCACGCGGCCTCCCGCGCCGGGTCGTGGGCGGCGGCGTAGTCGGCCACGATCCGGGCCACGAGCGCCTCGAAGCTCGTGTCCCAGCCGAATTCGGCGGCGTACACCTCGCCGTGGGCCAGCACCACCCAGCCGAGGTCGCCCGGGCGGCCCAACGGCCGAATCTGCACGCTCATCGACGCCCCTCCGCTACTGAAACAGTCGTTTCAGTGGCAGAGTAGCGCTGTGACGCGGCACGAGCGACCCCCGAGCGCCCGCCGGGACGAGCTCTTGGAGCTGGCCTACCGGTACGCGCTGGAGCACGGGCTGGCGGAGCTGTCGCTGCGCCCGCTCGCCGCCGCGATCGGCTCCAGCCCTCGGGTCCTGCTTTTCCTCTTCGGATCCAAGGAGGAGCTGATCCGCGCCCTGCTCGCCCGGGCCCGGGCTGACGAACTGACCGCCCTCCGCCGGGCCCGGCACGCGGGGGACCCGGCCGATTTCGTCGCCACGGTGCGGACCACCTGGGGTTGGCTCGTGGATCCGGCGCACCGGCCGATGCTGATCCTCTGGCTCCAGGCGTACGCCCGCTCACTGAGCGAGCCGGACGGGCCGTGGGCCGGCTTCGCCCGGCAGACGGTCGAGGACTGGCTCGGGCTGCTGGCGGCGCTGCCCGAGGGTGGCGACCACGCCGACGGGACGAGCGGGGCGCTCGGCCTGGCGTTGCTGCGCGGCGCTCTGCTCGACCTGCTGGCCACCGGTGACGTCGAGCGAACGACGGCGGTCGTCGAGCGGTACCTGCGCCTCGTAGGTTCACCGAACAGCTGACCCGCGGCCGGCTACTCGTCGTCCTCGTCGTCCAACCGGGCGAGCCAGGTGGCGAAACGCTCCATCGGGGTCTCGAACTCCGGGTTCAGGTCGACGAAGTCGCGGAGGCGTTCGCCCAGCCACTCCAGGCTGACCTGCTCTTCGCCCCGGCGCTCGACCAGTTCCTCGATGCCGCGGTCGGTGAAGTACATCGGTGTGTCCTCTCGGAAACGGGGCCGCCACATGAGGCGGGGCAGCGGCCGTCGTACGGTCGCTGCCCCGGTGCTGGCGGTGCGGTCAGGTCACGGGCGGGGGAGGGCCGCCTCGATCAGCGCGTTCAGCTCCACCTCGTGCATCTTGGCCGAGCCGCCCGCCGGGGCGGCGGCGGCCGGGCGGGAGATGCGCCGCAGCCGGACGTCGGTCAGGTGCTCCAGCAGGTTGAGCGCCACGAACGACCAGGCGCCCTGGTTGGCCGGCTCCTCCTGGACCCAGGCGAAGTCCTCGGCGTTCGGGTACTGCGCCAGGGCGGCCCGGATCTCCTCGATCGGCAGCGGGTAGAGCTGCTCCATCCGGATGATCACGGTGTCGGTGACCCCCCGCTCGGCCCGGGCCTGGAACAGGTCGTAGTAGACCTTGCCCGAGCACAGCAGCACCCGCTTCACCTGCTCCGGCGCCGGGGCGGCGGTGTCGGCCAGCACCGGCTGGAAGGTGCCGGTGGTGAAGTCCTCCACCGAGGAGACGCAGAGCTTGTGCCGCAGCAGCGACTTCGGCGTGAACACCACCAGCGGCTTGCGCTTCGACGACAGGGCCTGACGACGCAGCAGGTGGAAGTAGTTCGCCGGGGTGGTCGGGATGGCCACCCGCATGTTGTCCTCGGCGCAGAGCTGGAGGAACCGCTCCGGGCGGCCGGAGGTGTGGTCCGGGCCCTGGCCCTCGTGGCCGTGCGGCAGCAGCAGGGTGACGGCGGAGCGCTGGCCCCACTTCACCTCGCCGGAGGAGATGAACTCGTCGATCACCGACTGGGCGCCGTTGACGAAGTCACCGAACTGGGCCTCCCAGCAGACCAGCGCGTTGACGTTCTCCACCGAGTAGCCGTACTCGAAGCCCATCGCGGCGTACTCGGACAGCAGCGAGTCGTGCACGAAGAAGCGGGACCGCTCGCCGTCTCCGGTGAGCGTCTTCAGCGGCAGGTAGTCGTCGCCGGTCTTCGCGTCGACCACCGAGGCGTGCCGCTGGACGAAGGTGCCCCGGCGGGAGTCCTGCCCGGCGAGCCGGACGGTGACCCCGTCGTGCAGCAGCGCGCCCAAGGCGATGATCTCGCCGTAGCCCCAGTCGATGTTGCCCTCGACGGACATCTTCGCCCGCCGGTCCAGCAGCTGCTGGATCCGCTTGTGCGGGGTGAAGCCCTCCGGCAGGTTGACGTGAGCCTCGCCGATGGCCTTGACCACGGCGGCGTCGGTGGCCGTCTCCACGAGCGGCTCCGGCTCCTCCTGGCGGGGCGGCCGGCTGAGCTGGCGCGGGGTGGTGGCGGCGTCGCGGGTGGCCTTGAAGACCCGCTCCAGCTGCGCCTGATAGTCGCGCAGCAGCTCCTCCGCGTCCTCGACGGTGATGTCGCCCCGCCCGATCAGCTCCTCGGTGTAGAGCTTCCGCACCGAGCGCTTCGAGTCGATGATCTTGTACATCTGGGGGTTGGACATCGACGGGTCGTCGCCCTCGTTGTGCCCGCGCCGCCGGTAGCAGACCATGTCGATCACGACGTCCTTGTTGAACGCCTGCCGGTACTCGAAGGCCAGCCGGGCGACCCGGACCACGGCCTCGGGGTCGTCGCCGTTGACGTGGAAGATCGGCGCCTGGATCATCCGGGCCACGTCGGTGCTGTAGAGGCTGGACCGACTGTACTCCGGGGCGGTGGTGAAGCCGACCTGGTTGTTGACCACCACGTGCACGGTGCCGCCGGTGCGGTACCCGCGCAGCTGGGAGAGGTTGAGCGTCTCGGCGACCACGCCCTGGCCGGCGAAGGCGGCGTCACCGTGCACCGCCAGCGGCAGCACGGTGTAGCCCTCCAGCTTGAGGTCGATCCGATCCTGCTTGGCCCGGACGATGCCCTCCAGCACCGGGTCCACGGCCTCCAGGTGCGACGGGTTCGCCACCACCGACACCTTGACCGCGTGCTCGCCGTTCGGGGTGGTGAACTTGCCGTTCTGGCCGAGGTGGTACTTCACGTCGCCCGAGCCCTGGGTGGAGCGCGGGTCGAGGTGCCCCTCGAACTCGGAGAAGATCTTCTCGTACGGCTTGCCGACGATGTTGGCCAGCACGTTGAGCCGGCCGCGGTGGGCCATGCCGATGACGACCTCGTCCTGCCCGCCCTCGGCGGACGACTC
The window above is part of the Micromonospora inositola genome. Proteins encoded here:
- a CDS encoding GNAT family N-acetyltransferase, encoding MSVQIRPLGRPGDLGWVVLAHGEVYAAEFGWDTSFEALVARIVADYAAAHDPAREAAWIAEVDGERVGCVFCVAVDEHTAQLRILLVDPSARGRHLGGRLVDECLSFARRAGYAQMRLWTNHPLVAARQIYLSRGFRLVKEEPHHSFGVALSGQVYERDLAPAEA
- a CDS encoding DUF998 domain-containing protein; translated protein: MDPETRKPPQDAVTVRRLRLGIGSVGIALPVVLVVGHLVATRRLTLLDSLSGYYHTEMRDVFVGALCAIGVFLISYRYRWPDDVLSTVAGVLAIAVALFPTTVGAPAGTTSGTDRTVGVVHQVAAAALFLLLAVFCLFLFTRPDRVGVPQGRSVNRFYRACGLVILAAIALAPASTALPADVRHTLKPVLWCETVAVFAFGAAWVVKSAALFAASGPVDPVPDVGRDATPAAS
- a CDS encoding TetR/AcrR family transcriptional regulator, yielding MTRHERPPSARRDELLELAYRYALEHGLAELSLRPLAAAIGSSPRVLLFLFGSKEELIRALLARARADELTALRRARHAGDPADFVATVRTTWGWLVDPAHRPMLILWLQAYARSLSEPDGPWAGFARQTVEDWLGLLAALPEGGDHADGTSGALGLALLRGALLDLLATGDVERTTAVVERYLRLVGSPNS
- a CDS encoding multifunctional oxoglutarate decarboxylase/oxoglutarate dehydrogenase thiamine pyrophosphate-binding subunit/dihydrolipoyllysine-residue succinyltransferase subunit, which encodes MSTQQTSQENPLAGFGPNEWIVEEMYQRYLADPSSVDSAWHDFFADYRPAPGAATPRPADGQAKPAAAPEPAEQQEAVAAVTQQPAPQKPAARSAPAPAKPAEKPAAKPAAKAAPAKPVAKAPTVSAAGTTPLRGVAAKIVQNMDASLAVPTATSVRAVPAKLLVDNRIVINNHLARGRGGKVSFTHLIGYAMVRALVEHPEMNNSFAEVDGKPAVVRPEHVNLGIAIDLAKPDGSRNLVVPSIKACEQMDFRQFWQAYEDVVRRARRNELTMEDYAGTTISLTNPGGIGTVHSIPRLMQGQSAIVGVGAMEYPAPYQGMSEATLAELAVSKIITLTSTYDHRIIQGAQSGEFLKVMHELLLGERGFYDQIFTSLRIPYEPVRWVRDVAVDSEGQINKTARVHELIHAYRVRGHLMADTDPLEFKIRKHPDLDVLQHGLTLWDLDRVFPVNGFAGKQRMKLREILGVLRDSYCRRVGIEYMHIQDPEERRWIQERIERKYEKPNPDEQKHVLNRLNAAEAFETFLQTKYVGQKRFSLEGAESLIPLLGEILESSAEGGQDEVVIGMAHRGRLNVLANIVGKPYEKIFSEFEGHLDPRSTQGSGDVKYHLGQNGKFTTPNGEHAVKVSVVANPSHLEAVDPVLEGIVRAKQDRIDLKLEGYTVLPLAVHGDAAFAGQGVVAETLNLSQLRGYRTGGTVHVVVNNQVGFTTAPEYSRSSLYSTDVARMIQAPIFHVNGDDPEAVVRVARLAFEYRQAFNKDVVIDMVCYRRRGHNEGDDPSMSNPQMYKIIDSKRSVRKLYTEELIGRGDITVEDAEELLRDYQAQLERVFKATRDAATTPRQLSRPPRQEEPEPLVETATDAAVVKAIGEAHVNLPEGFTPHKRIQQLLDRRAKMSVEGNIDWGYGEIIALGALLHDGVTVRLAGQDSRRGTFVQRHASVVDAKTGDDYLPLKTLTGDGERSRFFVHDSLLSEYAAMGFEYGYSVENVNALVCWEAQFGDFVNGAQSVIDEFISSGEVKWGQRSAVTLLLPHGHEGQGPDHTSGRPERFLQLCAEDNMRVAIPTTPANYFHLLRRQALSSKRKPLVVFTPKSLLRHKLCVSSVEDFTTGTFQPVLADTAAPAPEQVKRVLLCSGKVYYDLFQARAERGVTDTVIIRMEQLYPLPIEEIRAALAQYPNAEDFAWVQEEPANQGAWSFVALNLLEHLTDVRLRRISRPAAAAPAGGSAKMHEVELNALIEAALPRP
- a CDS encoding DUF6104 family protein codes for the protein MYFTDRGIEELVERRGEEQVSLEWLGERLRDFVDLNPEFETPMERFATWLARLDDEDDE